ATGCCAGGAGATAACATCGAAATGACAGTAGAATTAATTCACCCAATCGCAATGGAAACAGGATTAAGATTCGCTATCAGAGAAGGTGGAAGAACAGTAGCATCAGGAGTAGTTGCTGAAATCATAAAATAGTAAATTACCTGAGAGGGTATTTTGAAGGGGAGCAGATACCTGCTCTCCTTTTTTTTGAAAAAATTTGAAGGAGAGGACATGGAGTTTTTAATGAAATTTTTAGATGAAGTTCCTTTAATGGGAATCTTTATCTCTTTTGCAGCATTTTTTTTAGGGATTAAGTTTCCAGATTGGGATTTTAAAATGAGGTTAAAGCATAGAAGCATCTTAACCCATAGCCCTCTTATTCTTTTGATTTTTATCAGAGTATATGAACAGGATAAA
This window of the Candidatus Fusobacterium pullicola genome carries:
- the tuf gene encoding elongation factor Tu (EF-Tu; promotes GTP-dependent binding of aminoacyl-tRNA to the A-site of ribosomes during protein biosynthesis; when the tRNA anticodon matches the mRNA codon, GTP hydrolysis results; the inactive EF-Tu-GDP leaves the ribosome and release of GDP is promoted by elongation factor Ts; many prokaryotes have two copies of the gene encoding EF-Tu); its protein translation is MPGDNIEMTVELIHPIAMETGLRFAIREGGRTVASGVVAEIIK